Proteins from a single region of Dyadobacter fanqingshengii:
- a CDS encoding phosphoglycerate kinase translates to MTTLDSYDFSGKKALVRVDFNVPLNDKFEITDDTRIKATIPTINKILNDGGSVILMSHLGRPKDGPTEKYSLKHLVNPLSLILGRTVKFADDSVGKSATELAASLNAGEVLLLENLRFYKEEEKGDEAFAEKLSKLGDVWVMDAFGTAHRAHASTAVIGKFFKDKVCGYVMQAELDNAERLLEHSERPFTAIMGGAKISDKILIIERLIDTVDNLIIGGGMSYTFSKAQGGSIGQSLLEADKQDLTLELVKKAKEKGVNLILPVDTVIADKFSNDAERKIVKAGEIPDNWQGLDIGPETIKIFSEIVKNSKTVLWNGPMGVFEFPNFAQGTNAIAESVVAVTEENDAFSLIGGGDSASAINNAGYGDRVSYVSTGGGALLEYMEGKVLPGVAALEA, encoded by the coding sequence ATGACAACATTAGATTCGTACGATTTTTCAGGCAAAAAAGCCTTAGTCCGCGTGGACTTTAATGTTCCGCTTAATGACAAATTTGAGATCACGGACGACACCCGGATCAAAGCAACAATCCCTACAATCAACAAGATTCTTAATGATGGAGGTTCTGTCATTTTGATGTCACACCTGGGACGCCCAAAGGATGGACCAACTGAAAAATATTCCCTGAAACACCTTGTTAATCCTTTGTCGCTAATCCTTGGCCGTACTGTAAAGTTTGCCGACGACTCTGTCGGAAAAAGCGCAACTGAACTTGCGGCATCTTTGAACGCGGGTGAAGTTTTGTTATTGGAAAATCTTCGTTTTTATAAAGAAGAAGAAAAAGGTGATGAGGCTTTTGCAGAAAAGCTTTCGAAACTGGGTGATGTGTGGGTGATGGACGCTTTTGGAACTGCGCACCGCGCGCACGCTTCTACGGCTGTAATTGGTAAATTCTTCAAGGATAAAGTTTGTGGTTATGTAATGCAGGCGGAACTTGATAACGCGGAAAGACTTTTGGAACATTCCGAAAGACCATTCACGGCGATCATGGGCGGTGCCAAAATCTCAGATAAAATACTGATCATCGAGCGTCTGATCGACACGGTGGATAACCTGATCATCGGCGGGGGAATGTCCTATACATTTTCAAAAGCACAGGGTGGAAGCATTGGTCAGTCTTTACTAGAAGCTGATAAGCAGGATCTTACGCTTGAATTAGTTAAAAAAGCAAAAGAAAAAGGAGTTAATCTGATCTTGCCTGTGGATACTGTGATTGCGGACAAATTCAGCAATGATGCAGAACGCAAAATCGTGAAAGCGGGTGAGATTCCTGACAATTGGCAGGGATTGGATATTGGTCCTGAAACCATTAAGATCTTCTCTGAAATTGTTAAAAATTCAAAAACAGTTCTTTGGAACGGTCCTATGGGCGTTTTTGAATTCCCAAATTTCGCTCAGGGAACCAACGCAATCGCTGAGTCTGTGGTGGCTGTGACGGAAGAAAATGATGCATTCTCACTGATCGGCGGTGGTGACTCGGCTTCTGCGATCAACAATGCAGGTTATGGTGACCGCGTAAGTTATGTATCAACCGGTGGAGGTGCATTGCTTGAATATATGGAAGGCAAAGTGCTTCCGGGCGTTGCTGCATTGGAAGCTTAA
- a CDS encoding endonuclease/exonuclease/phosphatase family protein: MKNSLFSLLILLFAAVFANAGSDNPAKKYKFKVMTYNIHHCNPPSAGDKIDVEAIARVINAEKPDLVALQEVDVNTERSGKGKNQAQQLAALTGMKFYFSKAIDHQGGDYGVAVLSKYKIEDSVRYALPIHADKPEENRTVAAVTVTLPNKQKIVFASTHLGLKEPNRLLQAETIMEKLGKTALPMILAGDFNAVPESPVIAYFDKYFTRTCSDCKPTIPVETPNKTIDFIMYKQGSNLKGADTKVINEKYASDHLPVVASFEID, translated from the coding sequence ATGAAAAATAGCCTTTTTAGTCTGCTTATCCTGCTTTTTGCTGCTGTTTTTGCCAATGCAGGCTCAGACAATCCCGCCAAAAAATACAAGTTCAAGGTGATGACTTACAACATTCACCATTGCAACCCGCCTTCTGCCGGGGATAAAATTGATGTGGAAGCCATTGCGAGAGTCATTAATGCCGAAAAACCCGATTTGGTGGCGTTGCAGGAAGTGGACGTTAATACGGAACGTTCGGGCAAAGGGAAAAACCAGGCGCAGCAACTCGCAGCATTAACCGGAATGAAGTTTTATTTTTCCAAAGCCATAGACCATCAGGGCGGCGATTATGGCGTGGCTGTTTTGAGCAAATATAAAATTGAAGATTCCGTAAGATATGCATTGCCCATTCACGCCGACAAACCGGAAGAAAACCGGACGGTTGCAGCAGTCACAGTAACATTGCCTAATAAGCAAAAAATCGTTTTCGCCAGCACGCATTTGGGATTAAAGGAGCCTAACCGCCTCTTACAAGCTGAAACGATTATGGAAAAATTAGGAAAAACAGCATTGCCTATGATCTTAGCAGGTGATTTCAACGCCGTTCCCGAAAGTCCGGTGATCGCTTATTTTGATAAATATTTCACCAGAACCTGCTCTGACTGCAAACCCACAATCCCCGTCGAAACGCCGAACAAAACGATTGATTTCATCATGTATAAGCAAGGAAGCAACTTGAAAGGCGCTGATACAAAGGTTATTAACGAAAAATATGCCTCCGATCATTTACCCGTTGTCGCCAGTTTCGAGATCGATTGA
- a CDS encoding M16 family metallopeptidase produces the protein MIKKILLTAALMAGVGMSFAQTKPEDVKTFTLENGMKFLVLEDKSIPNANMYLFWKVGSRNEVHGITGLSHFFEHMMFNGSKNFGPKEFDRFMEANGGSNNAYTSENVTVYTDWFQKDALEPIFKLESDRIASLSIDPKMVESERGVVLSERSTGLENSNYRLIGELVQSTAFQEHPYMFPVIGFESDIKSWTQEDLENYFKTYYSPNNATVVVVGDVTLEQVKKMADQYMAPIPARGLPPKIRTVEPTQNGERRVTAYKDIATPNILMAYHVPETKHEDFYALDLLSSLLTSGNSSRLTKSLVMDSTLATNVSSFTDQSFDPSLFIIYAIAGNNVTAPDLEKGIDNQIDMVIKNGVKDEELQKVKNQKLMEFYHTLETINGKANSLGSYDVFFGDYKKMFEAPDLYKKVTVEDIKRVAAKYFTDRNRTVGYLLPEKAK, from the coding sequence ATGATAAAGAAAATACTGCTAACCGCCGCGCTCATGGCCGGTGTCGGGATGTCTTTTGCACAAACAAAACCAGAAGATGTGAAGACTTTCACATTGGAGAACGGCATGAAATTCCTCGTGCTGGAAGACAAATCCATTCCCAATGCGAACATGTATTTGTTCTGGAAAGTGGGCTCGCGCAATGAGGTGCACGGCATTACGGGCCTTTCCCATTTCTTCGAGCATATGATGTTCAACGGTTCCAAAAATTTCGGCCCGAAAGAATTTGACCGTTTTATGGAAGCCAACGGTGGTTCTAACAATGCTTATACATCGGAGAATGTGACCGTTTACACCGACTGGTTTCAAAAAGATGCGTTGGAACCCATCTTCAAACTGGAATCCGACCGCATCGCCAGCTTGTCCATTGACCCGAAAATGGTGGAAAGCGAACGCGGCGTGGTGCTTTCGGAACGCAGCACGGGTTTGGAAAACAGCAATTACAGGCTTATCGGCGAGCTGGTGCAATCCACCGCTTTTCAGGAACATCCGTATATGTTTCCGGTGATCGGGTTCGAATCAGACATTAAAAGCTGGACGCAGGAGGATTTGGAAAACTATTTCAAAACTTACTATTCACCCAATAATGCGACGGTGGTTGTGGTTGGCGATGTGACTTTGGAACAGGTAAAAAAAATGGCTGATCAATACATGGCGCCCATTCCGGCTAGAGGGTTACCACCTAAAATAAGGACTGTTGAACCGACTCAAAATGGCGAAAGACGCGTTACGGCTTATAAGGACATTGCAACACCGAACATTCTGATGGCCTACCACGTGCCAGAAACGAAACATGAAGATTTTTATGCGCTGGATTTATTAAGCAGCTTGCTAACCTCCGGCAATTCGTCCCGCCTTACCAAGTCGCTGGTGATGGATTCCACATTAGCAACCAATGTTTCCAGTTTCACGGATCAAAGTTTTGATCCTAGCCTTTTCATCATTTATGCCATTGCAGGAAACAATGTTACTGCGCCGGATCTGGAAAAAGGCATTGATAATCAAATTGATATGGTGATTAAAAACGGAGTGAAAGATGAAGAACTTCAAAAAGTGAAAAATCAGAAGCTGATGGAATTTTATCACACATTGGAAACCATTAATGGTAAAGCCAACAGTCTCGGCAGTTATGACGTGTTTTTTGGGGATTATAAAAAGATGTTCGAAGCACCGGATTTGTATAAAAAAGTGACCGTGGAAGACATTAAGCGCGTTGCCGCCAAATATTTCACCGACCGCAACCGAACCGTGGGCTATCTCCTTCCCGAGAAAGCTAAATAA
- a CDS encoding cold-shock protein yields the protein MNQGTVKFFNDSKGYGFIKDTETGQDYFVHISGLVDEVRENDDVTFDLQEGRKGLNAINVKLA from the coding sequence ATGAATCAAGGAACAGTAAAATTCTTTAATGACTCAAAAGGTTACGGGTTTATTAAAGACACAGAAACAGGACAGGACTATTTTGTACACATCTCCGGTCTTGTTGATGAAGTTCGCGAAAATGACGACGTTACTTTTGATCTTCAGGAAGGACGTAAAGGGCTTAACGCGATCAATGTTAAGCTTGCCTGA
- a CDS encoding VRR-NUC domain-containing protein, producing MLPNPFVQNIEFPTDLPPKYYHEYFSYVLEFVRKRYAHVLNENELRFLNDYDSLSEDAQCLFIRFSNRSKSFFRVNNLSYSEIKDIPAVLNELFEKQFIESICDSHEVRFSEIMELFTKPEHLLFTKILGPDIMPSKSIKKPDLVRWLMHEYDFKTLCEIITAHEPVVKVSYEAEVMVMKFLFFGNRNADMTEFVIRDLGHVRFNSFDEQHLAIQFETRKDVDDTLMVSLMKETFDDLKTGLPPEDIFDWFMNWHVGSGTGLSPKAIPSFNTFILRVSAWLERKKMLSQALSIYQLTNDAPARERRVRLLYNLGEIDEALALCEEIAENPQNADERYFSMDFYERIKNKKSRIIKRTTQALKAAEAIEVPIMYRYQVELGAIHYYRERGYQAFFSENEPWRTLFGLLFWDAIYDTNVQTIHNPLQRVPTDFFLPDFYYKRADQLKERLKAAHSREIIEELVTQTYMEKYGITNVLVPWYEGALEKVLVLISLLSPEQIHLVMMEIALNLRENTRGFPDLLVWNETEYAFIEIKSPTDHLSSRQLHWQHFFKEHNVQSRIVRVKWLKNEVSIDLETGDNG from the coding sequence GTGCTTCCGAATCCTTTTGTGCAGAATATCGAGTTTCCGACGGATCTTCCACCTAAATATTATCACGAGTATTTCAGTTATGTCCTGGAATTTGTCAGGAAGCGCTATGCTCATGTTTTAAACGAAAACGAGCTGCGTTTTCTCAATGATTATGATTCGCTTTCCGAAGATGCGCAATGTCTTTTTATCCGTTTCAGCAATCGCAGCAAATCATTTTTCAGAGTTAACAACCTCTCCTATTCCGAAATAAAAGACATTCCGGCTGTCCTGAACGAGCTCTTCGAAAAACAATTTATCGAGTCGATTTGCGATTCACACGAAGTTCGCTTTTCGGAGATTATGGAGCTTTTTACCAAGCCGGAACATTTGCTCTTTACAAAGATACTGGGGCCGGACATCATGCCTTCGAAAAGCATTAAAAAGCCTGATCTGGTTCGCTGGCTCATGCATGAATATGATTTTAAAACGCTTTGTGAGATCATTACAGCGCACGAACCGGTCGTGAAAGTTTCTTACGAAGCAGAAGTGATGGTGATGAAATTCCTGTTTTTCGGGAACCGCAATGCCGATATGACCGAGTTTGTGATCCGCGATCTGGGTCACGTGCGTTTCAATTCTTTTGACGAACAGCATTTAGCCATACAATTCGAGACGCGAAAAGATGTAGACGACACATTAATGGTGTCGTTGATGAAAGAAACTTTTGACGATCTGAAAACGGGTTTGCCGCCGGAAGATATTTTCGACTGGTTCATGAACTGGCATGTGGGCAGCGGAACTGGATTGAGCCCGAAAGCCATTCCTTCATTTAACACATTCATCCTCAGAGTGAGCGCGTGGCTGGAACGAAAGAAAATGCTGTCACAGGCATTGAGCATTTATCAGCTCACTAATGATGCACCTGCTCGCGAACGGCGTGTGCGTTTGCTTTACAACCTGGGTGAAATTGATGAAGCCCTGGCGCTTTGCGAGGAAATAGCCGAAAATCCGCAAAATGCTGACGAACGCTATTTCAGCATGGATTTTTATGAAAGGATCAAAAACAAAAAGAGCCGGATCATTAAGCGCACGACGCAAGCGCTGAAAGCTGCGGAAGCCATTGAAGTGCCGATTATGTATCGCTACCAGGTGGAATTGGGCGCTATACATTATTACAGAGAACGCGGTTATCAGGCATTTTTCAGCGAGAATGAGCCTTGGCGCACATTATTCGGGCTGCTTTTTTGGGACGCGATTTATGACACCAACGTGCAGACCATTCACAACCCGCTGCAACGCGTTCCCACCGATTTTTTCCTTCCCGATTTTTATTACAAAAGAGCCGATCAGCTAAAAGAGAGGCTGAAAGCAGCACATTCCAGGGAGATTATCGAGGAGCTGGTTACGCAAACTTACATGGAAAAATACGGCATTACCAATGTCCTCGTGCCCTGGTATGAAGGCGCTTTGGAAAAAGTCCTCGTATTAATTTCGCTGCTAAGCCCCGAACAAATCCACTTGGTGATGATGGAAATTGCATTAAACCTGCGGGAAAACACGCGCGGCTTCCCCGACTTACTGGTTTGGAATGAGACTGAATATGCATTTATTGAAATAAAATCACCAACGGATCACCTGTCTTCCAGGCAGTTACATTGGCAGCATTTCTTTAAAGAGCACAATGTTCAAAGCCGCATTGTCCGCGTGAAATGGTTGAAAAACGAAGTGTCAATCGATCTCGAAACTGGCGACAACGGGTAA
- a CDS encoding TonB-dependent receptor domain-containing protein, whose translation MKFLLNLTVALLLAGTFVQAQTASSPTGKGKVSGAILDEKAQPFPFVNVLLLKASDSTLVKGLAADESGKFLFDQVTSGRFLTLVSMVGYQKSYSATFNVNDDAVNLPTITLKTDTQALNEVTVVAKKPFIEQQIDRTVVNVENSIVSAGATALEVLERAPGVTVDQQNEQLKLRGKEGVIVQIDGKQTFLSQQELITLLRNTPSDNIEKIELITNPSAKYDAAGNSGIINIKMKRNKNYGTNGNINLGAAYARYGRSNATATINHRAGKLSTFISGGTFFNKGFNNNDIYRKIPFEDKVTIFDQKTERINKSQYYNVRAGVDYFATEKTTVGVLVSGFYNNWSNPFGQTNTRILNEDLSLQRTFRTDVFNGGKMNNVSANANLKHQFNDKGKELTFDVDYVNYSGSKKSNLDTRYFNPQGQEENSSRETVRNNMPSDINIAVAKLDYAQPLGKGKFETGLKTSFVASDNDMVFETKVDEWVLDPTRSNRFKYTENVNAAYVNYNGSITKKLKYQLGLRGEHTHSVGNSVTLNEKRDRNYVNLFPSVFLSQQLDTNNVLNLSYSRRIDRPNYQSLNPFEFYLDPYTFQKGNPNLKPQYTNSFQLVHVYKNFLNTTLAYSRIKDMIADELPQQIASENKTFVTSDNLDNQDNVSLTVSFPVPIAKWWNLQANFTGVYNAYNSIYLDQQLEIKQASWNMYASNNFTLGKGWSAELSGWYNSRAFYGLYAAKPMGMLNAGLQKNILNKKGTIRLNVNDIFWTNRFNGTAIYKDIDFKVKSEWPSRQFRLTFTYNFGNQNVKGARQRNTGSDDLQKRANSGG comes from the coding sequence ATGAAATTTTTATTAAACCTAACTGTAGCTTTGCTACTGGCTGGAACTTTTGTGCAGGCACAAACCGCTTCCAGCCCAACCGGCAAAGGAAAAGTATCCGGAGCAATTCTGGACGAAAAGGCCCAACCCTTTCCGTTTGTTAATGTACTACTGTTAAAGGCAAGCGATTCAACTTTGGTAAAAGGCCTCGCTGCCGACGAAAGCGGAAAATTTTTATTTGACCAGGTTACCAGCGGAAGATTCCTGACGCTGGTTTCCATGGTTGGTTACCAAAAAAGTTACAGCGCAACTTTCAATGTTAATGATGACGCTGTCAATCTTCCCACCATCACTTTAAAAACCGACACGCAAGCCTTGAACGAGGTGACGGTTGTTGCAAAAAAACCTTTTATCGAACAACAGATCGACCGCACGGTCGTCAATGTGGAAAACAGCATTGTTTCCGCCGGCGCAACTGCACTGGAAGTGTTGGAACGCGCTCCCGGTGTAACGGTTGATCAGCAAAATGAGCAGCTTAAATTACGCGGAAAAGAAGGCGTAATTGTTCAGATTGATGGAAAGCAGACTTTTTTATCCCAACAAGAACTCATCACGCTCCTTCGCAACACACCGAGTGATAACATCGAAAAAATTGAGCTGATCACCAATCCTTCTGCCAAATATGATGCGGCCGGAAACTCCGGGATCATCAATATTAAGATGAAGCGCAATAAGAATTATGGCACAAACGGGAACATTAACCTGGGTGCCGCTTACGCACGCTACGGAAGATCCAATGCCACGGCAACGATCAATCACCGCGCCGGAAAACTCAGCACATTTATAAGTGGAGGCACTTTTTTCAACAAGGGCTTTAACAATAACGACATTTACAGAAAAATCCCTTTTGAAGATAAAGTGACCATTTTTGATCAAAAAACAGAGCGGATCAACAAGTCTCAATATTACAATGTCCGCGCCGGTGTCGATTATTTTGCCACAGAAAAAACAACGGTTGGCGTGTTGGTTTCAGGGTTTTACAACAATTGGAGCAATCCTTTCGGACAAACAAATACAAGAATCCTGAATGAAGATCTCAGCCTGCAACGCACATTCAGAACGGACGTTTTCAACGGCGGAAAAATGAACAATGTGAGTGCAAATGCCAATTTGAAGCATCAATTTAATGATAAGGGCAAGGAACTGACATTTGATGTGGATTATGTCAATTATAGCGGCAGCAAAAAAAGCAATCTGGATACGCGTTATTTCAATCCACAAGGTCAGGAGGAAAACAGCAGCCGGGAAACGGTCAGAAACAATATGCCTTCCGACATTAACATTGCGGTGGCCAAGCTGGATTACGCACAACCTTTGGGAAAAGGAAAGTTTGAAACAGGCTTGAAAACGAGCTTTGTGGCATCTGATAATGATATGGTTTTTGAAACAAAAGTCGACGAATGGGTGCTCGACCCAACCCGTTCGAACCGCTTCAAATACACCGAAAATGTGAATGCGGCTTATGTGAACTACAATGGAAGCATCACCAAAAAACTAAAATACCAGCTCGGGCTTCGCGGTGAACATACACATTCAGTTGGTAACTCTGTGACACTAAATGAGAAACGTGACAGAAACTATGTAAATCTGTTTCCTAGCGTCTTCCTTTCGCAACAACTGGATACGAACAATGTGCTGAATCTTTCTTACAGCCGCCGCATCGACCGTCCAAATTATCAATCACTTAACCCGTTTGAGTTTTACCTGGATCCTTATACATTCCAAAAAGGAAATCCGAATCTTAAACCACAGTATACCAATTCGTTCCAACTCGTACACGTTTACAAAAACTTCCTGAATACGACGCTTGCTTACAGCCGGATCAAGGATATGATCGCTGACGAGCTTCCGCAACAGATTGCTTCTGAGAACAAAACATTCGTAACCTCCGACAATCTGGACAATCAGGACAATGTGAGTTTGACTGTTTCATTCCCGGTTCCGATTGCCAAATGGTGGAACTTGCAGGCGAACTTCACCGGAGTTTACAATGCATACAACTCCATTTACCTCGATCAGCAGCTCGAAATCAAGCAGGCATCGTGGAATATGTACGCCAGCAACAATTTTACTTTGGGTAAAGGATGGTCTGCTGAGCTCTCGGGGTGGTATAATAGTCGGGCGTTCTACGGATTGTATGCAGCGAAGCCCATGGGAATGTTGAATGCAGGTTTGCAAAAGAACATTTTGAATAAAAAAGGAACGATCCGTCTGAATGTAAACGACATTTTCTGGACCAACCGGTTCAACGGAACTGCGATTTACAAAGACATTGATTTCAAAGTGAAGTCCGAGTGGCCAAGCCGCCAGTTCAGACTAACATTTACTTACAATTTTGGTAATCAAAATGTAAAAGGCGCCCGCCAGCGCAACACGGGATCTGACGATCTTCAAAAACGTGCAAACAGCGGCGGTTAA